A portion of the Rhodanobacter sp. AS-Z3 genome contains these proteins:
- a CDS encoding efflux RND transporter periplasmic adaptor subunit: MSRFWKIALVVLAVVVVAALGFRLLHKPAPAGSAASGQSASKARGGKDGKDETPPVPVTVVPVVKQNVPVYLTALGTVQALNTVTVSPQVTGQLLSLDFSEGQPVKKGQLLAQIDPRTYQATYDQAVARQRQDQAMLDTAKSNLQRSQDLANKGYISKQDLDTLRNTSAQYQAAVSADAASVRDAQVQLNYTKVISPIDGLAGIRGVDPGNVVTASSTIVTLTQLHPINVMFTLPEQNLDLVRKAASQDGAALQVTALDRTDAHPIASGGVLKVIDNQIDTSTGTFRLKSEFPNAKNELWPGQFVNVQLLVSTVDGGLVIPAQAVQRGPDGDYVYQVQGDSTVKMQAIVVAGEVGDSHVMIGSGLKVGDSVVTEGQFRLKPGSKVNALKPGEVPAVPTASEVDKAKKNNTGGGRRRG, translated from the coding sequence ATGTCGCGTTTTTGGAAAATCGCGTTGGTCGTCCTCGCCGTGGTTGTGGTGGCGGCGCTGGGTTTCCGCCTGCTGCACAAGCCGGCGCCGGCCGGTTCCGCCGCGTCGGGCCAGAGTGCCAGCAAGGCTCGTGGTGGCAAAGACGGCAAGGACGAGACCCCGCCAGTGCCGGTTACCGTGGTGCCGGTGGTCAAGCAGAACGTGCCGGTCTACCTGACAGCGCTGGGCACCGTGCAGGCACTCAACACGGTCACCGTGAGTCCGCAGGTGACCGGCCAGTTGCTCAGCCTGGATTTCAGCGAAGGCCAGCCGGTCAAGAAGGGCCAGTTGCTCGCGCAGATCGATCCGCGCACTTATCAGGCCACCTATGACCAGGCCGTGGCGCGCCAGCGTCAGGATCAGGCGATGCTGGACACTGCGAAGAGCAACCTCCAGCGCAGTCAGGATCTGGCCAACAAGGGCTATATCTCCAAGCAGGATCTGGACACCTTGCGCAACACCTCTGCCCAATACCAGGCCGCGGTGTCGGCCGATGCGGCGAGCGTGCGTGATGCCCAGGTGCAGCTGAACTACACCAAGGTGATTTCGCCGATCGATGGCCTGGCCGGTATTCGTGGCGTGGACCCGGGCAACGTGGTGACTGCCAGCAGCACGATTGTCACACTGACCCAGCTGCATCCGATCAATGTGATGTTCACCCTGCCCGAGCAGAACCTCGACCTCGTGCGCAAGGCCGCTTCGCAGGATGGCGCGGCGCTGCAGGTCACCGCGCTGGATCGCACCGACGCCCATCCGATCGCCTCGGGTGGTGTGCTCAAGGTGATCGACAACCAGATCGATACCAGCACCGGCACCTTCCGCCTGAAGTCGGAGTTCCCGAACGCCAAGAACGAGTTGTGGCCCGGCCAGTTCGTCAACGTGCAACTGCTGGTCAGCACGGTGGATGGCGGTCTGGTGATTCCGGCGCAAGCGGTGCAGCGCGGTCCGGATGGCGACTATGTTTATCAGGTGCAGGGCGACAGCACGGTCAAGATGCAGGCCATCGTGGTGGCCGGTGAAGTGGGCGACAGCCACGTGATGATCGGCAGTGGACTGAAGGTTGGCGACAGCGTGGTCACTGAAGGCCAGTTCCGCCTGAAGCCGGGCAGCAAGGTCAATGCGCTGAAGCCGGGCGAAGTGCCGGCCGTGCCAACGGCCAGCGAAGTGGACAAGGCCAAGAAGAACAACACCGGTGGTGGTCGCCGCCGCGGCTGA
- a CDS encoding c-type cytochrome: MSKSDQSVLRQFSIMISGLAVLTVVLVLGALAIHEHEPQETNPNQPAQVAARIAPAGAVYAGNTGRAAMQAAADAATKAAASQVAYGGTTDGKEIFDHLCTSCHTAGVAGAPKVGDKAAWGPRLAQGIDVLVKHAIEGYHGPDGNYMPAKGGNPALTDEQVTNAVHWIADQAK, encoded by the coding sequence ATGAGCAAGTCGGACCAGAGCGTCCTGCGCCAGTTTTCGATCATGATCAGCGGCCTGGCCGTGTTGACCGTGGTTCTGGTCCTGGGGGCGCTCGCCATCCACGAACACGAGCCGCAGGAAACCAATCCAAACCAGCCGGCCCAGGTGGCCGCGCGGATTGCTCCTGCTGGCGCGGTGTATGCGGGCAATACCGGCCGCGCTGCCATGCAGGCTGCCGCCGATGCTGCCACCAAGGCAGCGGCCTCGCAGGTCGCCTACGGCGGCACCACCGACGGCAAGGAAATCTTCGATCACCTGTGCACCAGCTGCCACACCGCCGGTGTAGCCGGCGCACCGAAAGTGGGCGACAAGGCAGCCTGGGGCCCGCGCCTGGCGCAGGGCATCGACGTGCTGGTCAAGCACGCCATCGAGGGTTATCACGGCCCCGACGGCAACTACATGCCGGCGAAAGGTGGCAACCCGGCGCTCACCGACGAACAGGTCACCAATGCCGTGCACTGGATTGCCGACCAGGCGAAATAA